A genome region from Leifsonia sp. Root112D2 includes the following:
- a CDS encoding type II toxin-antitoxin system VapC family toxin: MSDSTDDSVGYLVDSNVLLDIITDDPVWASWSAQALAEAVRRSAVWINPLVYSEVSLAFDTLPALDEAIPSDVIRRADLPWSAGFLAARAHQAYRKRGGTRATTLPDFYIGAHAVVQRLTLITRDARRYRTTFPGLRVVSPPAAV, encoded by the coding sequence ATGAGTGACTCCACAGACGACTCGGTCGGCTACCTTGTCGACTCAAATGTTCTCCTCGACATCATTACCGACGACCCGGTCTGGGCAAGCTGGTCCGCGCAGGCGCTGGCAGAGGCCGTCCGGCGCAGCGCCGTGTGGATCAACCCGCTCGTCTACTCAGAAGTCTCGTTGGCGTTCGACACACTTCCTGCGCTCGACGAGGCGATCCCTTCCGATGTCATCCGCCGCGCTGACCTGCCATGGTCGGCTGGATTCCTCGCGGCCAGGGCGCATCAGGCCTATCGCAAGCGCGGCGGCACCCGGGCGACCACCCTGCCCGATTTCTATATCGGTGCGCATGCGGTGGTGCAGCGTCTGACATTGATCACGCGCGACGCGCGACGGTATCGCACTACCTTTCCGGGGCTTCGGGTCGTCAGTCCGCCTGCCGCAGTGTGA
- a CDS encoding 4a-hydroxytetrahydrobiopterin dehydratase, whose protein sequence is MTDQITPSQFRHASGVDDWRILSSGAAATTFRTGSFATGVRLIDEIGRLADAANHHPDVDLRYPSVTVRLISHDVDGLSQRDVALARQISDAARTLDIPADAPAVES, encoded by the coding sequence ATGACCGACCAGATCACCCCGAGCCAGTTCAGGCACGCCTCCGGCGTCGATGATTGGCGCATACTTTCCAGCGGCGCGGCTGCCACCACCTTCCGCACCGGGTCGTTCGCCACCGGCGTGAGGCTGATCGACGAGATCGGCAGGCTCGCGGATGCCGCCAACCATCACCCCGACGTGGATCTGCGCTACCCCTCCGTCACCGTGCGCCTCATCTCGCACGACGTCGATGGTCTCAGCCAGCGCGATGTCGCGCTGGCCCGGCAGATCTCGGATGCCGCGCGCACGCTGGACATCCCGGCCGACGCGCCCGCCGTCGAGTCATGA
- a CDS encoding AbrB/MazE/SpoVT family DNA-binding domain-containing protein translates to MRITSKGQVTIPQWVRERYGFMPETDVDFIERDGMVALTVAGVPSKPDRADRLLSRMRGSAQRELTTDEIMQLSRAYDDE, encoded by the coding sequence GTGAGAATTACGTCGAAGGGCCAAGTGACCATCCCGCAGTGGGTACGGGAACGCTATGGATTCATGCCGGAGACCGACGTTGACTTCATCGAGCGCGACGGAATGGTTGCGCTTACGGTGGCGGGGGTGCCCTCCAAACCGGATCGCGCCGATCGGCTTCTCTCCCGCATGCGCGGGTCGGCGCAGCGAGAGCTGACGACCGACGAAATCATGCAACTCAGCCGCGCATACGACGATGAGTGA
- a CDS encoding helix-turn-helix domain-containing protein, with product MSLREPHHVQAVDAGQAAEVGKRLELLAASGAPLRLVVGDAEVELPASVREAVVDLLQRVAAGDNVVIASTESLLTTSQAAEMIGISHTYLLRLADGGKLPVQYRGTHRRFALADVVRYVEAAAEERARGAATAEPTNG from the coding sequence ATGTCGCTAAGAGAACCACACCACGTGCAGGCCGTAGATGCCGGGCAGGCTGCAGAGGTGGGAAAGCGTCTCGAGCTGCTCGCGGCATCCGGCGCCCCGCTGCGGCTCGTGGTGGGTGACGCGGAAGTCGAGCTGCCGGCATCCGTTCGCGAGGCGGTTGTCGATCTGTTGCAGCGGGTTGCGGCGGGCGACAATGTGGTGATCGCGTCGACCGAGTCGCTGCTGACCACGTCGCAGGCCGCCGAGATGATCGGGATCTCGCACACTTACCTGCTGCGGCTGGCCGACGGGGGCAAGCTGCCGGTTCAGTATCGCGGAACGCATCGGCGCTTCGCGCTGGCCGATGTTGTTCGGTACGTGGAGGCTGCCGCGGAGGAGCGGGCGCGGGGCGCCGCGACAGCGGAACCGACGAACGGCTAG
- a CDS encoding DUF998 domain-containing protein has product MTTTPPTADTATAAEPVPAETRTERVSRSIRIETEALIAAIVAGVLGSAFAAVMFWGTYTLIWAGWNASWSVGSAAMIAVIVLGLATCIVSYHRCRRLPEQLWRRGLPRWKALVDTVAVSLVHTALAVMVTGTVFSVAQLAFRRLAVGQYVGTAMVLAAVSLTTYTLYLSVAQLSTMALAHRLLLFMGGGVLLSMTTSPDPLWWQRQFSYLGTFGDQPSWIFNGTLIVAGVLVTTFAMYVNRDLRTLHDRGIVRYRWSTPTITVMFIVLGILLAGIGLVPENVTTPGHNTIAASTSLAFAALLLIAPVALRGMPWSFLLLTLGCLALLVGAVLLYLNASYFNLTAFEVVAFAILFGWIAVLARFMAAMLGRGIGEQSTVVVEAETPAP; this is encoded by the coding sequence ATGACCACCACCCCGCCTACCGCTGACACCGCAACCGCTGCCGAGCCCGTACCCGCCGAGACGCGCACCGAACGCGTGAGCCGCTCAATTCGCATCGAGACGGAAGCCCTCATCGCGGCGATCGTCGCCGGCGTGCTCGGCTCAGCGTTCGCCGCCGTCATGTTCTGGGGCACCTATACGCTCATCTGGGCTGGCTGGAACGCCAGCTGGTCGGTGGGGTCTGCCGCGATGATTGCCGTCATCGTGCTTGGTCTGGCCACGTGCATCGTGAGCTACCACCGCTGCCGTCGCCTGCCCGAACAGCTCTGGCGCAGGGGGCTTCCGCGCTGGAAGGCGTTGGTCGACACGGTCGCCGTCTCGCTCGTGCACACGGCGCTGGCCGTGATGGTGACGGGAACGGTGTTCTCTGTCGCACAACTCGCGTTCCGCCGTCTCGCGGTCGGCCAGTACGTCGGCACCGCCATGGTGCTGGCCGCCGTTTCGCTCACCACGTACACGCTCTATCTCAGCGTCGCCCAGCTCAGCACCATGGCGCTGGCGCATCGGCTGCTCTTGTTCATGGGCGGCGGAGTTCTGTTGAGCATGACCACCTCGCCCGATCCGCTCTGGTGGCAGCGCCAGTTCAGCTACCTGGGCACATTCGGCGATCAGCCAAGCTGGATCTTCAACGGGACCCTCATTGTCGCCGGCGTTCTGGTGACCACCTTCGCCATGTACGTCAACCGGGATCTGCGCACGCTGCACGATCGCGGCATCGTGCGCTATCGCTGGAGCACCCCGACGATCACCGTCATGTTCATCGTTCTCGGCATACTGCTGGCCGGCATCGGGCTCGTACCCGAGAACGTGACCACCCCGGGCCACAACACGATAGCGGCCTCGACCTCCCTGGCATTCGCCGCGCTTCTGCTGATAGCACCCGTCGCGCTGCGGGGCATGCCGTGGTCGTTTCTGCTGCTGACGCTCGGATGCCTCGCGCTGCTCGTCGGCGCCGTGCTTCTGTACCTGAATGCGAGCTACTTCAACCTCACGGCGTTCGAGGTGGTGGCGTTCGCGATCCTCTTCGGCTGGATAGCGGTGCTGGCACGATTCATGGCGGCCATGCTCGGCCGCGGAATCGGCGAGCAGTCCACCGTGGTCGTCGAGGCCGAGACTCCCGCCCCCTGA
- a CDS encoding GNAT family N-acetyltransferase, with amino-acid sequence MTHELTHEADARRYALHIDGQLVCVLNYSVNGNAISFTRTFTQPSHRGQGLAAELVAFAVDDVEATTELHIVPMCWYVADWFEAHPNRSALLSR; translated from the coding sequence GTGACCCATGAACTCACACACGAAGCGGATGCCCGTCGATACGCCCTGCACATCGATGGCCAGTTGGTCTGCGTGCTCAATTACTCCGTGAACGGCAACGCCATATCTTTCACGCGCACGTTCACCCAGCCGAGCCACCGTGGGCAGGGGCTTGCGGCCGAACTCGTCGCATTCGCTGTCGACGATGTCGAAGCCACCACCGAGTTACACATCGTGCCGATGTGCTGGTACGTCGCCGACTGGTTCGAGGCGCATCCGAACCGCTCGGCACTGCTCAGCCGGTAG
- a CDS encoding DarT ssDNA thymidine ADP-ribosyltransferase family protein — MAAAPAVGQRGGRAGGRARTAGRTATSVVTTASASRSAGAKAAAAKRHLDVGEQRIYHLTHISNLAGILERGAMLADASEGWESRPAVDIASAANREARRSMMVAGESEPSVAGYVPFFLSPNAGVWESIRTHAADPRLSSEAYGHDVYDYVILVSTVKTAFAHTSELGSVDDASVMVANGDATATFTRFATSHEASERMLRIMRADEESEAMLAAEFLVRDAFPIEHVTLIGVANDKVRQAVRAVVSSSQSPHRPKVAVYPPWFQSAAENGLSEA, encoded by the coding sequence GTGGCAGCCGCACCGGCTGTCGGCCAGCGTGGTGGGCGCGCGGGCGGCCGGGCTCGCACCGCGGGGCGCACCGCAACGTCTGTGGTGACCACGGCATCCGCGTCTCGCTCGGCTGGCGCGAAGGCGGCCGCGGCGAAGCGGCACCTCGATGTCGGCGAGCAGCGCATCTACCACCTCACCCACATCAGCAACCTGGCTGGCATTCTTGAGCGTGGCGCCATGCTGGCGGATGCGAGCGAGGGCTGGGAGTCGCGGCCTGCCGTGGACATCGCCTCCGCGGCGAATCGTGAGGCGCGCCGCAGCATGATGGTGGCCGGCGAGAGCGAGCCGAGCGTCGCGGGCTATGTACCCTTCTTCCTGTCTCCGAACGCGGGGGTGTGGGAGAGCATCCGTACTCACGCGGCGGATCCGCGGCTGTCGTCCGAGGCGTACGGGCATGACGTATACGACTATGTGATTCTCGTAAGCACCGTGAAGACGGCCTTCGCTCACACCAGCGAACTCGGCAGTGTCGATGACGCTTCGGTCATGGTGGCCAATGGTGATGCGACGGCCACCTTCACGCGTTTCGCCACCTCACACGAGGCAAGCGAGCGGATGCTGCGCATCATGCGCGCAGACGAGGAATCTGAGGCCATGCTGGCCGCGGAATTTTTGGTGCGGGACGCATTCCCCATCGAGCATGTAACGCTGATCGGGGTGGCGAACGACAAGGTGCGCCAGGCGGTGCGCGCGGTCGTCTCGTCGTCGCAGTCGCCGCACCGACCGAAGGTGGCGGTGTATCCACCGTGGTTCCAATCGGCGGCCGAGAACGGTCTTTCTGAGGCGTAG
- a CDS encoding HNH endonuclease, producing the protein MTSVNGPYEDLVGGDGLVRYSYQSREGGDSLKLRRALELQVPLIHFQGNLPGIFVPIYPVYVVADDIAHRSFAIALDESMRFFGDPLHMVGDQRRYAERTALQRLHQPVFRARVMHAYERSCAVCRLKHPDLLDAAHSQPATAASGGAHVTYGLAMCKLHHAAYDRNLLSITADYEVRINRGLLDEVDGPMLRHGLQDTHGTALSLPARQAE; encoded by the coding sequence ATGACGAGCGTCAACGGTCCCTATGAGGACCTTGTCGGCGGGGACGGACTGGTCCGCTACAGCTATCAATCACGAGAAGGCGGTGACAGTCTCAAACTGAGGCGCGCCCTAGAACTGCAAGTGCCACTCATTCATTTTCAGGGGAATCTACCCGGCATTTTTGTTCCGATCTATCCCGTGTACGTCGTCGCCGATGACATCGCGCATCGTTCATTCGCTATCGCGCTCGATGAGTCGATGCGCTTCTTCGGTGACCCACTGCACATGGTCGGTGACCAGCGACGCTACGCCGAGCGCACTGCGTTGCAGCGACTCCATCAGCCGGTGTTTCGTGCACGCGTCATGCATGCGTACGAGAGGTCATGCGCAGTTTGTCGCTTGAAACATCCGGATCTGCTCGACGCCGCCCATAGCCAACCGGCCACGGCTGCTAGCGGAGGTGCTCATGTCACCTACGGCCTAGCCATGTGCAAGCTTCACCACGCCGCCTACGACCGCAATCTCCTCAGCATCACTGCAGACTACGAGGTACGCATCAATCGCGGACTGCTGGACGAAGTCGACGGGCCGATGCTTCGGCATGGACTACAAGACACGCATGGGACAGCACTTTCGTTGCCCGCCCGTCAGGCGGAATGA
- a CDS encoding UvrD-helicase domain-containing protein gives MDVLWQPSRLGRRTRHGGWKLALDNDFLVLESDGVYRQSDICYSLEIRAAFGLPWASLELRFGNVSDENPLQQYLLGGITYYRARRIARTLESTRSATAHRRRLQSLISDFDNAAQKLLGWVGALQAEAREHLATRGWLTREFAELWAAKKDATDFGRLLEMIDVQSHVETRSAIYAKTIRLWQYNLADYIAQANADYLARELDECRDLFDTVEKSPLTEEQTKAVVCFDNRMLVVASAGSGKTSTMVAKAAYALHRKLVDPDKILMLAFNTAAAKELKQRTIERLVPLGLDAEQVAAKTFHAFGLEVIGKATGQKPSLAPWLDGGGDIERMGRIVEDLRASDPVFRKQWDFFRAVLARDYSDTDVSDPAERDDDGADSNALVFRTAQGEIVKSAGERMIANWLFYNGVDYVYERSYAVNTADPEHGQYYPDFYYPKIDVYHEHWAVDENGRAPEEFTGYEDGMRWKRQLHQQHGTTLVETTMAELWGGRALNDLAEELTHRGIRLNPNPNRAAAGQKVVENKELVQTFRSFLIHAKGNRLSEEQLRERLESGSDGHVRYRDSSFLELFAVIRREWESRLRAEACIDFEDMLNLSADHLEAGDWESPYELVMVDEFQDASLARARLVQALVAKPSRYLFAVGDDWQSINRFAGSDLSGMTQFEQRFGAAEVMRLERTFRFPQSIADVSSQFVLKNPSQLTKTVVSSTPEFPPTIGIVSVDKEAAVAPAILYRLKQLRSQVLSGAVPQPDGRKLTVFVLGRYRHQSDYLTGTRELADCLDVRFMTTHASKGAEADYIVVPGMVSGKWGFPSTIPNDPVLRLAMPAAEEFPRAEERRLFYVALTRARRGVLLVTIDKRESPFLMEMVRDFGLIRTNAIGETLESIVCPRCNRAFMVRRNSKRGPFYGCRRYPRCKGTRDLA, from the coding sequence GTGGACGTTCTATGGCAGCCGTCTCGCCTCGGTCGTCGCACCAGGCACGGCGGCTGGAAGCTCGCGCTCGACAACGACTTCCTCGTGCTGGAATCCGATGGCGTCTATCGCCAGAGCGACATTTGCTACTCGCTTGAGATTCGCGCAGCGTTCGGTCTCCCATGGGCATCCCTCGAATTGCGATTCGGCAACGTTAGTGATGAGAACCCGCTGCAGCAGTACCTGCTCGGTGGCATCACGTACTACCGCGCACGACGCATCGCCCGCACGCTTGAATCGACGAGAAGCGCGACTGCGCACCGCCGCAGGTTGCAATCGCTCATCTCCGACTTCGACAATGCCGCGCAGAAGTTGCTGGGCTGGGTCGGCGCGCTCCAGGCCGAGGCCAGAGAGCATCTCGCTACGAGAGGGTGGCTGACCCGCGAATTCGCAGAGCTCTGGGCAGCGAAGAAGGATGCCACCGATTTTGGCCGCCTTCTCGAAATGATCGATGTGCAGTCTCACGTCGAAACACGGTCGGCGATCTACGCCAAGACGATCCGCCTGTGGCAGTACAACCTTGCCGACTACATCGCCCAGGCGAACGCCGATTATCTTGCGCGAGAACTCGATGAGTGCCGTGACCTCTTTGACACCGTCGAGAAATCACCGCTGACCGAAGAACAGACCAAGGCGGTCGTCTGCTTCGACAACCGGATGCTCGTGGTCGCGTCCGCTGGCTCCGGAAAGACCTCGACGATGGTCGCCAAGGCTGCCTATGCGCTACATCGCAAGCTGGTGGACCCCGACAAGATCCTCATGCTCGCCTTCAATACGGCCGCGGCCAAAGAACTCAAGCAACGCACCATAGAGCGTCTAGTTCCTCTCGGGCTTGATGCCGAGCAAGTCGCAGCGAAGACGTTCCATGCGTTTGGGCTGGAAGTCATCGGCAAGGCAACCGGACAGAAACCTTCACTGGCACCATGGCTCGATGGTGGGGGAGACATCGAACGCATGGGCCGTATCGTCGAAGACCTGCGCGCATCCGACCCGGTTTTTCGCAAGCAATGGGACTTCTTCCGCGCCGTACTCGCTCGCGACTACTCGGACACCGACGTTAGCGATCCGGCAGAAAGAGATGATGACGGCGCCGATTCCAACGCTCTAGTCTTCCGAACCGCGCAGGGCGAGATCGTGAAGAGCGCCGGCGAACGCATGATCGCCAACTGGCTCTTTTACAACGGGGTTGATTACGTCTATGAGCGGTCGTATGCCGTTAATACCGCGGACCCCGAACACGGGCAGTATTACCCGGACTTTTACTACCCGAAGATCGACGTCTACCACGAGCACTGGGCCGTGGATGAGAATGGCAGGGCGCCGGAGGAGTTCACCGGTTATGAGGATGGCATGCGGTGGAAGCGCCAGCTTCATCAGCAGCATGGAACCACACTCGTTGAGACCACAATGGCCGAGCTATGGGGCGGCCGCGCGCTCAACGATCTTGCAGAAGAGCTGACGCACCGCGGTATCCGCTTGAACCCGAATCCCAATCGTGCCGCGGCAGGGCAGAAGGTCGTCGAGAACAAGGAACTCGTGCAGACGTTCCGCAGCTTTCTGATTCACGCGAAGGGCAATCGCCTGTCTGAGGAGCAACTGCGCGAGCGCCTCGAGAGCGGTTCCGACGGCCACGTGAGATATCGCGACTCGTCGTTCTTAGAGCTCTTCGCGGTCATCAGACGCGAATGGGAGTCCAGATTGAGGGCCGAGGCTTGCATCGACTTCGAAGACATGCTCAATCTCTCGGCAGATCACCTCGAGGCCGGTGACTGGGAGAGCCCCTATGAGCTTGTTATGGTCGACGAGTTTCAGGATGCGAGTCTGGCACGAGCGAGACTAGTGCAAGCCCTCGTCGCCAAGCCCAGTCGGTACCTATTTGCTGTCGGCGACGATTGGCAGAGCATCAACCGCTTCGCCGGCAGCGACCTCTCCGGTATGACCCAATTCGAGCAGCGGTTCGGAGCCGCCGAGGTGATGCGGCTCGAACGCACGTTCCGGTTTCCCCAATCGATAGCGGATGTCTCAAGTCAGTTCGTTCTCAAGAATCCCAGCCAGCTGACTAAGACCGTCGTCTCGTCAACTCCGGAGTTTCCGCCCACGATCGGCATCGTCTCCGTCGACAAGGAGGCGGCCGTGGCGCCGGCCATTCTCTATCGATTGAAGCAGCTGCGCTCGCAGGTTCTGAGCGGCGCGGTGCCTCAGCCAGACGGTCGCAAGCTCACGGTATTCGTGCTTGGACGATACCGTCACCAGAGCGATTACCTGACGGGCACTCGGGAGCTCGCGGACTGCCTCGACGTGCGCTTCATGACGACACACGCCTCGAAGGGCGCCGAGGCCGACTACATCGTGGTCCCGGGTATGGTCTCGGGCAAGTGGGGCTTTCCCAGCACGATCCCGAACGACCCGGTCTTGCGCCTGGCGATGCCCGCAGCCGAGGAGTTTCCGCGCGCAGAGGAGCGCCGGCTCTTCTACGTGGCACTGACGAGAGCGCGCCGTGGAGTGCTGCTGGTGACGATCGACAAGCGCGAATCGCCCTTCCTCATGGAGATGGTCAGAGACTTCGGGCTGATCCGCACGAATGCGATAGGCGAAACGCTCGAGTCCATCGTCTGCCCGCGATGCAACCGCGCGTTCATGGTGCGGCGAAACAGCAAGCGCGGCCCGTTCTACGGGTGTCGCCGATACCCCCGCTGCAAAGGCACACGAGACCTCGCCTAG
- a CDS encoding CE1758 family FMN-dependent luciferase-like monooxygenase, whose amino-acid sequence MQIGIFSIGDRTPDPATGLRPTEHQRILATVQLAVQAEAAGLDVFATGEHHNPPFVSSSQTTLLAFIAARTERLLLSTATTLITTNDPVKIAEDFALLQHLSEGRSDLMLGRGNTGPVYPWFGKKIEDGIPLAIENYALLRRLWNEDSVDWSGNFRTPLQAFTSVPRPLDSTPPFVWHGSVRSVEIAEQAARYGDGYFANHIFGPAQHTADMVRIYRESFEQHGHGPASRAVVGLGAHAFMRPRSQDARAEYEQYFANAPMFAGMSLEQYMSRTPTIVGSPQEVIDKVMGFRDYAGDIHRLLFALEIGGVPTPVALEQIDLLGSEVAPTLRREMAPTEPAAVPFTHDTRLSVSETDAAPSLSRA is encoded by the coding sequence ATGCAGATAGGTATCTTCTCCATCGGGGATCGCACCCCTGATCCCGCCACCGGGCTGCGGCCCACGGAGCATCAGCGAATCCTTGCCACGGTGCAGCTCGCGGTGCAGGCTGAAGCCGCCGGTCTCGACGTGTTCGCCACGGGTGAGCATCACAATCCGCCGTTCGTGTCATCGTCACAAACGACGCTGCTGGCCTTCATCGCGGCGCGCACCGAGCGGCTGCTGCTGTCGACCGCGACAACCCTCATCACGACCAATGACCCGGTCAAAATCGCCGAGGACTTCGCACTGCTGCAGCACCTCTCGGAGGGGCGTTCTGACCTCATGCTCGGCCGCGGAAATACCGGACCTGTGTATCCCTGGTTCGGTAAGAAGATCGAGGACGGCATCCCGCTGGCCATCGAGAATTACGCACTGCTGCGCCGACTGTGGAACGAGGATTCCGTCGATTGGTCGGGGAATTTCCGTACGCCGCTGCAGGCATTCACCTCGGTGCCCAGGCCGCTCGATTCCACGCCGCCCTTTGTGTGGCACGGCTCTGTCAGGAGTGTCGAGATCGCCGAACAGGCGGCCCGCTATGGTGACGGCTACTTCGCCAACCACATCTTCGGACCGGCGCAGCACACGGCCGACATGGTTCGAATCTATCGAGAGAGCTTCGAGCAACACGGTCATGGGCCGGCCTCCCGCGCCGTCGTAGGGCTGGGAGCGCACGCGTTCATGCGGCCTCGCTCCCAAGACGCCCGCGCCGAGTACGAGCAGTACTTTGCGAACGCACCGATGTTCGCCGGCATGTCGCTCGAGCAGTACATGTCGCGCACGCCCACGATCGTTGGCAGCCCGCAGGAGGTCATCGACAAGGTCATGGGGTTCCGCGACTACGCCGGCGACATTCACCGACTGCTTTTCGCCCTCGAAATCGGCGGCGTGCCCACCCCGGTCGCCCTCGAGCAGATCGATCTGCTCGGTTCCGAGGTCGCGCCCACCCTGCGGCGGGAGATGGCGCCCACTGAGCCCGCCGCCGTCCCCTTCACGCACGACACTCGGCTCTCCGTCTCCGAGACGGATGCTGCGCCCTCCCTCAGCCGCGCGTAG
- a CDS encoding glutathione S-transferase family protein — protein MSADSESTPGSYVEPGKEFTRDTNYIEDRITRDGRDGWPVEPGRYRLIAARACPWANRSVIVRRLLGLEDAISLGMPGPTHDARSWTFDLDPGGVDPVLGIERLQQAFFARFPDYPRGITVPAIVDVPSGQVVTNNYPQITLDLETEWVDSHRDGAPDLYPEALRAEIDEVNDVVFRDVNNGVYRAGFAGSQEAYEKAYHRLFDRLDWLETRLATRRYLVGETITEADIRLFTTLARFDAVYHGHFKCNRNKLTEMPVLWAYARDLFQTPGFGDTIDFVQIKRHYYIVHSDINPTGIVPVGPDASGWLTGHGREQLGGRPFGDGTPPGPPRTGELVPAGHGAQ, from the coding sequence ATGAGCGCCGACTCTGAGAGCACGCCCGGTAGCTATGTCGAGCCGGGCAAGGAATTCACCCGCGACACGAACTACATCGAGGATCGCATCACGCGTGACGGCCGGGACGGCTGGCCCGTCGAGCCCGGCCGCTACCGGCTGATCGCCGCCCGCGCCTGCCCGTGGGCGAACCGCTCGGTGATCGTACGCCGCCTGCTGGGGCTGGAGGATGCCATCTCACTCGGCATGCCCGGCCCCACGCACGACGCACGCAGTTGGACCTTCGACCTCGACCCCGGCGGGGTCGACCCGGTGCTCGGCATCGAGCGCCTGCAGCAGGCGTTCTTCGCCCGCTTTCCCGACTACCCGCGCGGCATCACCGTGCCCGCCATCGTCGATGTGCCCAGCGGCCAGGTCGTCACTAACAACTACCCGCAGATCACGCTCGACCTTGAGACCGAATGGGTGGACTCGCACCGCGACGGCGCCCCCGACCTCTACCCCGAGGCCCTGCGCGCCGAGATCGACGAGGTCAACGACGTCGTCTTCCGCGACGTGAACAACGGCGTGTACCGGGCCGGTTTTGCCGGATCCCAGGAGGCGTACGAGAAGGCCTACCACCGCCTCTTCGACCGGCTCGACTGGCTCGAGACACGGTTGGCGACCCGGCGCTATCTGGTGGGAGAGACGATCACCGAGGCGGACATCCGCCTCTTCACGACACTGGCCCGTTTCGACGCCGTCTACCACGGCCACTTCAAGTGCAACCGCAACAAGCTCACTGAGATGCCCGTGCTGTGGGCGTACGCGCGCGACCTGTTCCAAACCCCGGGCTTCGGCGACACCATCGACTTCGTGCAGATCAAACGGCACTATTACATCGTGCACAGCGACATCAATCCGACCGGCATCGTTCCGGTGGGGCCGGATGCCTCGGGCTGGCTCACCGGGCACGGCCGCGAGCAGCTGGGTGGTCGCCCCTTTGGCGACGGTACGCCGCCGGGCCCGCCGCGCACGGGCGAGCTCGTGCCCGCCGGGCACGGCGCGCAGTAA
- a CDS encoding glutathione peroxidase, translating into MTITNPSIADIPLTTIDGEATTLTAYAGKVLLIVNVASRCGLAPQYEKLEQLQKSYGERGFTVLGFPSNQFLQELSSSDAIKEYCSTTWGVTFPMFEKIKVNGKSQHPLYAELTKTPDAAGKAGKVKWNFEKFVITPSGEVHRFRPATEPDAPEIIDVIEGALPA; encoded by the coding sequence ATGACCATCACCAACCCCTCGATCGCCGACATCCCCCTCACCACTATCGATGGCGAGGCGACCACCCTGACCGCATACGCCGGCAAGGTTCTACTCATCGTCAATGTCGCCTCGCGGTGCGGCCTCGCCCCGCAATACGAGAAGCTCGAGCAATTGCAGAAGAGCTATGGCGAGCGCGGCTTCACGGTTCTGGGCTTCCCCAGCAACCAGTTTTTGCAGGAGCTCAGCAGTAGCGACGCGATCAAGGAGTACTGCTCGACGACGTGGGGCGTGACCTTTCCGATGTTCGAGAAGATCAAGGTGAACGGCAAGTCACAGCACCCGCTTTATGCCGAGCTGACGAAGACTCCGGATGCCGCGGGCAAGGCCGGCAAGGTCAAGTGGAACTTCGAGAAGTTCGTCATCACGCCATCCGGCGAGGTTCACCGCTTTCGTCCCGCCACGGAGCCGGATGCGCCCGAGATCATCGACGTGATCGAAGGCGCCCTCCCCGCCTGA